One genomic window of Leptotrichia shahii includes the following:
- the rlmD gene encoding 23S rRNA (uracil(1939)-C(5))-methyltransferase RlmD, with amino-acid sequence MNKIKNNYEVGQKLEIEIEKIVFGGEGLGRIDGFTVFVPMSVPGDKLEVEIISVKKSYARGLITRIIEPSKDRIEDLSKISFEDFDGCDFGMLKYEKQLEYKGKMLEEVLKKIAEIDLENLQIENIIGSDKKINYRNKTAEPFFKKNGIIQTGFYSRKSHNVFSAKESLLKSEIAKIIIDKFLQKINSFAGTKKEFKVFNEVNNTGFLKQIMVRNNEKDEVMIVVVVNKNSQYNQLSKVLEEMYDENDCIKSIYISVKTEQNNVILGKNVHLFGSQYLEEEMEGLKFKIYPNSFFQINKKQALKLYDTAIEFLNEEKNNKFYEKTVIDAFSGTGTIAMMLSKNIKKVIGIESVESSTLAAKLTSYENSIQNVEFVNGKVEKELPKILKRENVGAIVFDPPRRGIEESALKSVVQNKIEKIVYISCNPATFARDVKILAENGYVLTKVTPVDMFPQTGHIEVVGLLEK; translated from the coding sequence ATGAATAAAATAAAAAACAATTATGAAGTTGGGCAAAAACTGGAAATTGAGATAGAAAAAATAGTGTTTGGTGGAGAAGGACTTGGGAGAATTGATGGATTTACAGTATTTGTGCCGATGAGTGTGCCAGGAGATAAATTGGAAGTGGAGATTATCTCGGTAAAGAAGTCGTATGCAAGAGGGCTTATAACTAGGATAATTGAACCATCAAAAGACAGAATTGAGGATTTGTCCAAAATTAGTTTTGAGGATTTTGATGGCTGTGATTTTGGAATGCTTAAATATGAGAAACAGCTTGAATATAAGGGTAAGATGCTTGAAGAAGTACTTAAGAAAATTGCTGAAATTGATTTGGAAAATTTACAAATTGAAAATATTATTGGAAGTGATAAAAAAATTAATTATAGAAACAAGACGGCTGAGCCATTTTTCAAAAAAAATGGAATTATTCAGACGGGATTTTATTCAAGAAAGTCCCACAATGTGTTTTCAGCTAAAGAAAGTCTTCTAAAATCAGAAATTGCCAAAATAATTATTGATAAATTTTTGCAGAAAATAAATAGTTTTGCAGGTACAAAAAAGGAATTTAAAGTTTTTAACGAAGTGAATAATACTGGATTTTTGAAGCAGATAATGGTTAGAAATAATGAAAAAGATGAAGTTATGATAGTTGTTGTCGTAAATAAAAATTCGCAGTATAATCAGCTTTCAAAAGTACTGGAAGAAATGTATGATGAAAATGACTGCATAAAATCAATCTATATTTCTGTAAAAACTGAACAGAATAACGTAATTTTAGGTAAAAATGTCCATTTATTTGGAAGCCAGTATTTGGAAGAGGAAATGGAAGGATTAAAATTCAAGATTTATCCAAATTCATTTTTCCAAATTAATAAAAAACAAGCACTTAAATTGTATGATACAGCGATTGAATTTCTAAATGAAGAAAAAAATAATAAATTTTATGAAAAAACAGTAATTGATGCATTTTCAGGGACTGGAACAATTGCAATGATGCTTTCCAAAAACATAAAAAAAGTTATTGGAATTGAAAGTGTAGAAAGTTCAACACTTGCTGCAAAGCTAACTTCTTATGAAAACTCCATTCAAAATGTAGAATTTGTAAATGGAAAAGTTGAGAAAGAACTACCAAAAATTTTGAAGAGAGAAAATGTCGGAGCAATAGTTTTTGACCCGCCAAGACGAGGAATTGAAGAATCAGCCTTAAAAAGTGTTGTACAGAATAAAATCGAAAAAATTGTCTATATTTCCTGCAATCCTGCCACTTTTGCACGAGATGTGAAGATTTTGGCTGAAAATGGGTATGTATTAACAAAAGTTACTCCTGTGGATATGTTCCCGCAGACTGGGCATATTGAGGTAGTAGGATTATTGGAAAAATAA
- a CDS encoding M20 metallopeptidase family protein translates to MNSQEINKFIKENVDKIYHEMVKVRRTIHENPELGDEEIETSKLIKKFLTENGIEFFEIINTGVVATIYNDKENMKNKTVATRADIDALPILEENEVEYKSKNIGKMHACGHDAHTTIQLGVAKILAENKDKWNGTVRFFFQPAEETSGGSDRMIKAGALEFEKEKDKKIDAFFALHMAPEIELGKIGIKYGKAHASSARIHLTINGTSAHAALPHKGVDAILIGAKVMEYLQSIVSRRIDPREESVITIGAFNGGFADNVVCDKVEMKGTARTMSEETRTFIIETLERDLPKFVEALGGTANVDIVRGYAPVINNDEMTKRVENNIIDLYGKNALELIKQPRMDVEDVSYFLNEIPGCFFRLGTRIEEKGLIYDLHHPKFNIDEESLKIGMGLQLKNILEYLK, encoded by the coding sequence ATGAATTCACAAGAGATAAATAAGTTTATAAAAGAAAATGTTGATAAAATTTATCATGAAATGGTAAAAGTTAGAAGAACTATTCACGAAAACCCTGAACTTGGGGATGAAGAAATTGAAACGAGTAAATTAATAAAGAAATTTTTGACGGAAAATGGGATTGAATTTTTTGAAATCATAAATACTGGAGTGGTTGCGACAATTTATAATGACAAAGAAAATATGAAAAATAAGACAGTTGCTACTCGTGCAGATATTGACGCATTACCAATTTTGGAAGAAAATGAAGTTGAGTACAAGTCAAAAAATATTGGGAAAATGCATGCCTGCGGACACGATGCACATACAACTATTCAACTTGGAGTAGCAAAAATTTTAGCAGAAAATAAGGATAAATGGAATGGAACTGTAAGATTTTTCTTTCAGCCTGCCGAGGAAACTTCTGGAGGATCAGACAGAATGATAAAAGCTGGAGCATTGGAATTTGAAAAGGAAAAAGATAAAAAAATAGATGCTTTTTTTGCATTACACATGGCTCCAGAAATAGAACTTGGGAAAATTGGGATAAAGTATGGAAAAGCACATGCTTCATCAGCAAGAATACACCTTACGATAAATGGTACTTCTGCCCACGCTGCATTACCACACAAAGGAGTAGATGCAATTTTAATCGGAGCAAAAGTTATGGAATACCTACAGTCAATAGTTAGCCGAAGAATTGACCCAAGAGAAGAGTCTGTAATTACAATTGGAGCATTTAATGGAGGTTTTGCTGATAATGTTGTCTGTGACAAAGTGGAAATGAAGGGAACAGCTAGAACAATGTCCGAAGAAACACGAACATTTATAATTGAAACATTGGAAAGAGACTTGCCTAAATTTGTAGAAGCATTAGGTGGAACAGCAAATGTTGATATTGTACGTGGTTATGCACCTGTAATTAATAATGACGAAATGACAAAAAGAGTGGAAAATAATATTATTGATTTGTATGGTAAAAATGCTTTGGAACTAATAAAGCAGCCTAGAATGGATGTTGAAGATGTAAGTTATTTTTTAAATGAAATTCCTGGATGTTTTTTTAGACTAGGAACAAGAATAGAAGAAAAAGGTTTAATCTATGATTTGCACCATCCTAAATTTAATATTGATGAGGAAAGTTTAAAAATTGGAATGGGATTACAATTGAAAAATATTTTGGAATATTTAAAATAA
- a CDS encoding esterase translates to MKKLNIKIEEKECILYTNQNQKIEYILIHPVDEHDMKLLDNEVKYIYENTDKNFSLVAFKIEDWNSELTPWEMPLLRGKGNFGDGAGKTLEFIKDKLIPSLAEFMNIQEKNVKYILGGYSLAGLFSLWSGYQTDIFDGIAGVSPSVWYKDWLDFVKNNKILVKNVYLSLGDLEEKTKHQVLSKIGDNIREYFEILRNSEDLEKCILEWNEGNHFRDSDIRMGKGFVWITENC, encoded by the coding sequence ATGAAAAAATTAAACATCAAAATAGAAGAAAAAGAATGTATTTTATATACAAACCAAAATCAAAAGATAGAATATATTTTAATACATCCTGTCGATGAGCATGATATGAAACTTTTAGACAATGAAGTGAAATATATTTATGAAAATACGGATAAAAATTTTAGTTTGGTAGCTTTCAAAATAGAAGACTGGAATAGCGAGCTGACACCTTGGGAAATGCCACTTCTTCGTGGAAAAGGAAATTTTGGCGATGGAGCTGGTAAAACATTAGAATTCATAAAGGATAAACTGATTCCAAGTTTGGCAGAATTTATGAATATTCAAGAAAAGAATGTGAAGTATATTTTAGGTGGATATTCTCTTGCTGGGTTATTTTCACTTTGGAGCGGTTATCAGACAGATATTTTTGATGGAATAGCTGGAGTTTCACCATCGGTTTGGTATAAGGATTGGCTAGATTTTGTGAAAAATAATAAGATTTTGGTAAAAAATGTTTATTTAAGTCTGGGAGATTTAGAAGAAAAGACTAAACATCAGGTTTTATCGAAGATTGGGGATAATATAAGGGAATATTTTGAGATTTTGAGAAATTCTGAAGATTTGGAAAAATGTATTTTGGAATGGAATGAGGGGAATCATTTTAGGGATTCTGATATACGAATGGGAAAAGGATTTGTATGGATTACAGAAAATTGTTGA